In Nostoc edaphicum CCNP1411, the sequence CTACCATCAATGAAGGAGTTACTATAGTATCTGTACCATTGTCAAGCAGCCAAAACATTCCGATCGCATTGGTAAACTATGTCAAACACAGCTTAAAAACTGTGGTGCTGGATGATGCAACAGCAAAAAACGATTTTATTACTGACCAATATTTCATGCAGGAACAACCCAAAAGTGTGTTGTGTACGTCGATTTTGCGTCATGGCCAATTAATCGGGTTACTATATCTGGAAAATAAGTTGACAATTGGTGCATTTACAAGCGATCGCCTAGAAGTTATCCAACTGCTATGCGCTCAAGCTGCCATTTCTCTAGAAAATGCCCGTCTTTATCAAGAATCTCAAAATTATGCCCAACAGTTAGAGCGATCGCTACAAGAACTTGAGCATACCCAATTACAAATGGTGCAAAACGAAAAAATGGCAACCTTGGGCAATTTAGTTGCTGGGGTGGCACATGAAATTAATAATCCCATTGGATTTTTGAAAGGCAGCCTTAACAATGCCGAAGAGTATATTCAAGACTTATTCGCCCATATCCAATGCTATCAACAACATCATCCCAATCCGGCGATCGCAGTCATTGAGCATGGCGAAGAAATTGACCTAGAATTCTTGACTGAAGACTTACCAAAGCTAGTAGGCTCAATGAAGGTGGCTTCAGAAAGGATCAAAGATATTAGCATCAGCCTCCGCACCTTCTCCAGAGCCGATACAACCGAAAAAGTTGCTTGTAACCTCCATGAAGGGATTGAGAGTACCCTGTTGATTTTGAAGTATCGCCTCAAAGCTAACGAAAAACGTCCAGCAATTGAAGTCATCACTGAATATGGAAAATTACCACCAGTTAAGTGCTTTTTAGGACAGCTAAATCAAGTATTTATGAACATCCTCGCTAACGCCATTGATGCCTTAGATACTTCTTGCGAGGGGCTTTCTTTTGCCCAAGCGCAAGCCAATCATCACCAAATACTGATTCACAGCGAAGTATCCAGTGAGCAAAACATGGTGGTAATTCGCATCAAAGATAACGGTCAAGGGATGCCAGAGGAGATTAGATCGCGGATATTTGATCACCTGTTTACAACAAAAGAAGTTGGGAAGGGAACAGGATTAGGACTCGCGATCGCTCGTCAAATTGTCGAAGAAACCCATAATGGACGGTTGAGTTGCAATTCTGTGCTTGGCGAAGGAACAGAATTTGTCATTGAGATTCCAGTGTTTTAACTAATTCGCGATTTTTCTCTCAATGCATAACACTCCTAACTTTTTGGTAGTGCGGAGAACAGCAATAGCATAATTCTACAAATCTGTATAACTTGATTCTAAATTAGGTATCGTTCAGAGTTAAGATGACACAATTGCGTCAAATTGTGGTTAAAGCTACAAAAATTGTTAAAACAACTAACTAATACCGTATTTCCAGCCTCAGTCTTCCGACTAGAGAGTGGTTTAACTTTTATTCATCAAGAAATTCCCACCACTCCTGTAGTTGTGGCGGATGTTTGGGTGCGTGCTGGAGCCAGCCTAGAGCCAAAACCGTGGTTCGGTATGGCGCACTTTTTAGAACACATGATTTTTAAAGGTACGGCAATGCTACCCCCTGGGATGTTCGATTCCAAAGTTGAAAACCGGGGTGGCGTCAGTAATGCGGCGACAAGCTATGACTATGCTCATTATTCACTCACCACAGCTGCCCCTTATTTAAAAGATACTCTGCCCTACTTGGGAGAACTCTTGCTGAATGCGGCAATTCCAGAAGATGAATTTAGCCGCGAACGAGATGTGGTACTAGAAGAAATTCGCTCTTGTCAGGACGATTCCGACTGGATAGGATTTCAAGCGCTGATTCAAAGCATCTATCCGCATCACCCTTACGGACGTTCGGTATTGGGTACTGAGCAAGAACTAATGCAGCAATCGCCAGAAGCAATGCGCTGTTTTCACCGCACTCACTATCAGCCGGAAAACATGACGGTGGTAATTGCCGGAGGTATAGGCCAGAAACCAGCTTTGGAAATGGTAAATCATTCCTTTGCTGATTTTGCCGAACGCTCGAATTGTCCGCAGTTTGAGAAAGTGGCAAAGCCAGTAATAACAGGAATTCACCGCCAAGAACTGTGTTTACCACGCATAGAGCAAGCGCGATTGTTGATGGCGTGGCTTGTACCAGGAGTAGAAGAAATTCGCACTGGCTACGGTTTAGATTTGTTGTCAGTGTTATTGGCAGAAGGGCGGACTTCGCGTTTAGTGCGCGATTTGCGAGAAGATTTGCAATTGGTACAGGGAATTTACAGTAGTTTTTCTCTACAACGAGAATCAAGTTTATTTACAATTACTGCCTGGTTGGAACCAGAAAATCTGGAGGAAGTAGAGTCCTTGATTTGCGCTCATTTGGATGATTTGCAGACTAGAGGAATTAGTGAACAGGAACTTGCCCGTACACGCAGGCTGCTATGTAATGAGTATGCATTTTCTACCGAAACGCCAAATCAACTTACAGGGCTTTATGGATATTACAATACCATCGCCCAAGCTGAATTAGCTGTGACATATCCCCAACAGATTCAGTCTTTTGATGCCAAAGAACTGCAAAAATTAGCTAAACAGTATCTCTCGCCGGAGAATTACGCGGTTACTGTACTTAAACCGTGTTAAGTATTGGGTATTGGGCATTGGGCATGGGGCATTGGGCATGGGGTATTAGTTTTTGACAAATGACAAATGACGAATGACAAATGACGAATGACAAAGGACAAATGACAAATGACAAAGGACAAATGATAAATGACAACCTTGCTGCAAAAATCGCCTATGCATCGCACCGTCTTGAACAATGGCATTGTCGTGCTGGTGGCAGAAAATCCGGCTGCGGACATTATTGCAGCGCGAATTTTTGTGCGTGCCGGTAGTTGTAACGAAAACCGGGAGCTAGCAGGGTTGGCACATTTGTTATCGGCAGTGATGACAAAGGGATGCGATGGACTTTCTAGCTTGGAAATTGCAGAAATCGTCGAGTCTGTAGGGGCGAGTTTAAGTGCGGATGCTGGCACTGATTATTTTTTGCTATCTTTCAAAACGGTAACATCCGATTTTGGGGAAATTTTAACATTGGCAGGGCGGATTTTGCGATCGCCTACTTTTCCCGAAACTCAAGTGGAATTAGAACGGCGTCTAGCACTCCAAGATATTCGTTCGCAAAAAGAGCAACCGTTCACCGTCGCCTTTGAACAAATGCGGCAGGTCATGTACCAAAATCACCCATACTCTATGTCAGTGCTGGGAGATGAAACCACCATGAGTCGCTTAACTCGTGAGGATTTAGTAGAGTATCACCAAACTTATTTCCGTCCAGACAATGTAGTAATTAGTATTGCTGGTAGGGTTACACCTACAGATGCCGTGGCATTGGTGGAAGAAGTTTTTGGTGATTGGCAACCTACAACCCAAGCACTGCCAATACTGAATTTACCTGAGATTAAGGTAGAACCGCAGGTAAGAGTAAAGCCAGTACAGACACAACAATCAATTGTGATGCTCGGTTATTTGGGAACATCGGTGAGTTCTATTGACTATGCCCCACTGAAGTTGCTGTGTACCTACTTGGGAAATGGGCTTTCTAGTCGCTTGTTTGTGGAATTGCGGGAAAAACGAGGTTTAGCTTATGAAGTATCCGCTTTTTACTCCACAAGGCTATTTCCAGCCTCCTTTGTGGTTTATATCGGTACGGCACCGGAGAATACCAGCATTGCCCTAGAAGGGCTGCGTACAGAAGTAGATTTACTCTCAACGACCGAAGTATCCGAAAGCGCACTCCAGGCTGCGAAAAATAAAATTTTGGGGCAATATGCTTTGGGTAAACAAACGAATGGGCAAATTGCTCAGATATACGGCTGGTATGAAATTTTGGGATTAGGAATTGATTTTGACACCAGATTTCAAGAATTGATTGCGGCTGTGAGTGCCCAGGATGCGATCGCCGCAGCTTGTAAGTATTTAAAAGAACCTTACTTGTCTTTAGTTGGGCAAGAAGAAGCAATTAATCGTGCGATCGCATCATAGGCTTGCTCTCTAACCCTACTTTTTGAGAAGGGTTAGAGAGCAAGCCTATGGGATTATGCGCGTAGCCCAGCAAAGACATCGTAAAATGAAGCAGCTGTTTTTTAGACCAAGCGGCTGTACCATTAGCATGAGAATATTCTGGGAGTAAATTCCATGCAAAGCAGCTTGACAGCAAGTATTTTGAGTTACTTAAAATTACTAGACCCAACTGTAAACCGCTGTAGAATGGAAAAACGGCAAAAGGGTTGGTGGCCAAAGAGGTCTAAATCTTTATCAGCCATTGAAATACTCTTGTTCTCCACTACGCCTCTGCTCATTGCCTCAACGGCTGTAGTATCGATAGCAGCACCGCAAAAAATTGCCCAAGTAAACCCTGGAAATAGCATCAACCGCCCTATCCTTAAAGTTGGTAGCCAAGGCGAACGTGTGGCTGAACTTCAAGCAGCTCTAAAACTTTTGGGTTTTTACTCTGGTGCTGTAGATGGTACATATAGTGAGAATACAGCCAGCGCTGTTTCCCGATTTAAACAAGCCGCTGGCTTGAATCCAGATGGCATTGTTGATGCCAGCACTTGGCAACGACTTTTTCCTAGAGAACCAGTAGCAGCATCAACAGTCCCTTCATCCCAGCCAAGATTTAACTCAGCTACAAATTTTCCTGTCCCAACCCAAGCTAGCAACCTCACTAATGTTGCAAATCCTAACCCCAACCCCCCCAGGCAAGCTGTAACGCAAGTTCCGACTAGCCCTGAACCAAGACCTGCAACTCCAAGACAAGCTGTAAGACCAGTTGCAACTAGCCCTGAACCAAAACCTGCGACTCCAAGACAAGCTGTAAGACCAGTTGCGACTAGCCCTGAACCAAGACCTGCCACCCCAAGAAAAGCTACAACTTCAAGCACACAGAAAACGCCAAATCGTACTACATCAACTACTCGAACTCAGTCAAACACAACTACCAAGCGAACCCCTGGTATTCAATACACCTCAGAAGGATTACCTATTTTGCGTATAGGATTACGTGGTTCTGAAGTTGTAAAGTTGCAACAACAACTGAAAAAGCTTGGTTTCTTGAAAGGCGATGCCGATGGAGACTTTGGCGTGACAACGGAAACTGCTGTAAAAGCTGCACAAAAGCGCTATGGCTTAGAAGCTGACGGCGTAGTTGGTGGCTCTACCTGGGAGGTTCTTTTGCGGCGTTAACCGTATCCTTACTCTTCAAGTTAAGGCAAAAGACGCGATAAATCGCGTCTTTGTGATCTAAAATTTTCATCAAAAAGCCTTAACCGAACCGTATTGGCATCTTAGTCATCAGTCAATACTTGTCGGGTTTTGGGGAAAAGGGGAAGGTGGGACCCCCTCTGGGGATAAGGGGCGGGGGAAAGGGGAAAGAAAAAACCTTTAACCTTTACCCTTTAACCTTTTCCCCAAACCCAATTCCGAGTTAAAAATCCTTAACCGAGCAGTATTGAGTCATCAGTAACTAAAGATACGGGCAATATGCCCATCGGACAAAACTGGATAATTTATTTTTTGGAAATCCCTAATTACAGAGGTTTCTCTAAACCGAGAAACCTCTGTAGGGGTTTTGCGATTCACACCATTTTTTATGAATTCACTGCGGTACATCCTGCAATACGATAAAGATACACTGATTAGAAGTATCTCTCTTGCCAACACTGAAAAATTACATTGCTTTTAGGCTGACAAAAGATGATGGCAACTTTAGGAGTCAAGTACAGCGACACCTGATAGTGTTATGGATCACAACTGGCAATAGTGAAATTAATTAAACTTACTGCTAATTCCTCTAAAAAGACTTATGCAACACTTTTTATTAACTTGGCTCGGTACTGCGGTGGCGTTATTTCTTACTGCTAATATCGTTCCGGGATTCCTGATCAAGAATTTTGTGACTGCCTTGGTCGCTGCCCTTGTTATTGGTCTGGTTAATGCATTTATTAGACCAATTTTGCGGATTTTGACGTTTCCGATTACCTTACTCACTTTTGGTTTATTTACATTAGTGATCAACGCCTTAACTCTTTGGCTGGCAAGTGCCCTAACTCCTGGTACTGGTTTTGAAATTCAGGGCTTTTTACCTGCTTTGTTAGGTTCAATTGTGCTAGCAATTGTTTCTAGCATAATTAACTATTTGTTGAGAGTTGCTACCTAGAAAATTAGTGAGATTCTGTAATACTAATATTTGAAGCTTGGGCAACAGCTAATGTTACTGCTCCTGCTTGCCCTTGTAGCTGAAAAATTTGTTTAGGAACTAAAAACCTTACGGGTAATTGCTCCATACTTGTGAAGGGAAAAACAGTCAACGATGTGAGTTGAGCGGCTGCAAGAATAGCAGCTGCCTCTGCTACGCTAGGTGTACCTACTTTGAGGTTGGTAATTGTGGCAGGGTTGGGGACACAGACAGAGCCAAGGATTTCCGCAGAAAAGGTTTTTAGGGGCAAATTGCGTAGATGGCAAAATTCTACTAAGCCAACTTCCGAGGCTTTATTGTCAATGGTAGCAATCCCTGCGATCGCACTTGGAAAAAGTTGATTTTCTCGAAAGATTTCCTCAACCGCCCAATCAATCAACTGCCATGAAGTTCCCCGTTTACAGCCAATTCCTACCCATAAAACCTGTTCTACTTGGTTTATTTCCTTATTCAGTTCGTGTATCCTCTAAGAAACATTATGATACCACTGGAGTTGCCCTTAAGCGTGTTGCTGTGCTTTTGCGAATGCGATCGCTTTTGCGAACACCACCCGCCATTTCATATTCACGGCTATCCTTGCCGTACTTAAAGGCAACTCCAAGGAGCATTTTTCCAGTCAAGTCGCTCAAAGTTGTTTCCAACTCTTTCATCTCATTTGTGTAAGAGTCAATCACAGCCAGAGTAGTATTATAAGCATCTATTTTGCTACGGTACTGCTGAATTATTTGTGTAAGATTTTGCAAGTTTCGAGCATCCCCAAAATCCATGCTGGGATCAATTGCTTTGAGTCCGGCGATTCTCAATTCAGCTTTCTCTAGAACGCGATATGTACGCTTTTGCCGAGGCATAATTATCTTCTTTTTATGGTGTTCTAGAGCTAGCTTGCCCTACTAAAGCCTAATTTTGGTTGGGTAAAATCCACAAATATTAGTATCTAATGTAACTATAGACTCAGCAATATCAACGAAAATTATGATGTTTGTAATGAAAATTGTAGTGCTGGTAACTAAACTCGTAACAATGTAACAAAAATAATGATGTTTGTAACAAAAATCGTAGTGGTGGTAACTAAACTCGTTACTTTAGTAACAAACTCGTAACAATGTAACAAAAATAATGATGTTTATAACAAAAATCGTAGCGGTGGTAACTAAACTCATTATTTTAGTAACTTAAAGTGCAATGTTAGTGGTGATAATCTAGGTTTTTTTAACTTAAATTGCGAAATTTATAACAAAAGCGGTGTGGTAATAAATAAATAAGATACACATAGTCAAGGCAGGATATGATACTTGAAACTGCGGCGATCGCTGTTGGCACTATAATAGCCACCAAAGCCTTAGAAAAAACGGGCGAAAAAGTAGGTGAAGTTTTATGGGATAAGACTGGTAAGTTTCTCGTCACCCTCAAAAAACAGTCTCCCCAGACTGTAGTTGCGATTGAGAAAGCGCCAGAGCAACCACTTGACTATGGAAAGCTTTACTAGAAGTGGAATCTGCGGCTAAAGCTAATCCTGAAGTGGCTCAAGTAGTCAAAGAATTGGCAGAAGCAGCAAAAGCAGAACCAAATCCTAAACTTGCAGAAATTCTGGCTATGCCTAACCTAGAGAAATTGGCAGACAAAATTGGTCAGGTTGTTATGCCAGGTGGAACAGGAAATATTGAAAATATGTCCTTTTAAATTATCAGCAGTTATTAGTTATCGTGTGACCTAACCCCCAACCCCTTCCCTACAAGGGAAGGGGAGTAAGATTCAAAGCCTCTCGACCTTTCGGCTACGGTGTACACACATCTTGGTAATGAAGCCTAAATCCTAGATTTACCCCCCTTAATCCCCCCTTGCAAAGGCTACGGTGTATACACAAGTCTAATTACCCCCCTTAATCCCCCCTTGCCAAGGGGGGAAATAGAAAATCTAGTTCCCCTCCCCAATGCATCGGGGAGGGTTAGGGTGGGGTAATTCGAGGACTGGTAGTGATTCGATAACTTGTGTGTACACCGTAGCTTGCAAAGGGGGGAAATATCCTGTTCTCCCCCTTGCCAAGGGGGAGTTAGAGGGGGTCAAAAGGACTAGTGTATACGCATAGCAATTTCGGAGAGAGGTCTTTCAGTTTTTGTGAACAGCAAGATTTAACTATGTATGGCTGAAGACTCTGGGAAGTTTGCCGAAAAAATTGGTGTTTACGTCGCTCCTGGTGGTCAAGCTTCCATTGGCACTCAAATTATTGAGGGGCAAAAACAGTTAACTCCCACAAAATCTATTCCTTATCGCGGTTCCGTCCATTTCGTCGGCCGAGAAACGGAACTGACAACGGTACATGAAGACTTGCAGCGCGGAAATTATGTAGCAATAGCGGGAATGGGTGGCGTGGGCAAAACTGAATTAGCCACCCAATACGCTAGACGATATCAACAAGATTATGGCGGGATTACCTGGTTTAACGACAGAGAAACCAATCTCGCCGCCGAAGTTTTAGAGTTTTTTCAGTTGCAGTTTGGTTTGGAGATTCCCCAAGAATTAGGAGGAAGACTTTTAAGCCTTAAAGAACAAGTCGCCTGGTGTTGGTCTAAATATCCCGACTCTCCCTTGCCGATTTTAATCATCTTTGATGATGTAACTGATTTAGACAACCTCCGCCAAGTCGTTCCCAACAATAATTGCTTCCGAGTCTTAATTACTACTCGACTGCGGCATTTAGACCCGAATTTTATTCAAGAGATTCCCTTAGATGTTCTCTCGCCCCAAAAAGAACCAGGTAAAGCCTTAGAACTGTTAAAACGACTGTTGGGCGAAAAAGATAAGCGAGTCGAAAACCAACCACAAGCTGCAACAGCAATATGTGAATGTCTGGAATATTTGCCCTTGGGGATAGAGTTAGTGGGAGGTTATTTAGTACGCGACCCGGACATATCTTTAGATATCATGTTTGGGCGATTGCAAGAACGTAAATTAGCAGAAGCAGCTTTACAAGACCGGGAAACTCTCAACTCAACTCAATTGGGGGTCAAAGCCGCCTTTGCTTTAACTTGGGAAGAACTCGACCCACTGGCGCAACAACTAGGAAAATTTTTGAGTTTATTTTCTCCTGCACTGATTCTTTGGGAATTGGTTATTTGGGTAGCGACAGGTGGAAAGGAAGCAAAAAATCAGGAAGAAAGACAGCTAACTTGGTCAAAAGATGAATTAAACGCAGCTAAAAAGCAACTCTACGGGCGCAACTTGCTACAACTGGTAGAAGAGAGAGAAAGATGTTATAAAATTCATGCCTTAGTGCGGTGGTTTTTGCAAGAGGAGTTAGCCGATGCCGGCGAGATGAAATCAGTTTTGGAAACAACCTTCGCCACCGCCATGATAACCGTTGCCCAAATCCTTCCTGGTTCACCTACTTCTGAGCAAATTGAAAGCATCAGAGATATCGTTCCCCATCTCGAAGACCTGGGTAAACGCATAATTGCAGAGATAAAAGAAGCAAAAGAGACACAGATAATTTCTTTAGCATCAGTCCCCAGCGATGAAGTAATTTGGGTATTTGTAAAGGTAGGAAGATTTTACGAAGGACAAGGATTATATCAATTAGTAGAACTTTGTTATGAGGATTGCGTAAATGTTTGCCAATCTTTGTTTGCTGGCGACCATCCGGATGTCGCTACTAGCTTGAACAATTTAGCAGCACTCTACAATAGCCAAGGTAAGTACAGCGATGCCGAACCTCTCTACATTGATGCTTTGGCAATGACAAAGCGCCTGTTTGCTGGCGACCATTCCAATGTCGCTACTAGCTTGAACAATTTAGCAGTACTCTACGATAGCCAAGGGCGGTACAGCGAAGGCGAACCTCTCTACATTGATGCTTTGGCAATGACAAAGCGCCTGTTTGCTGGCGACCATCCTGATGTCGCTTCTAGCTTGAACAATTTAGCAGCACTCTACAATAGCCAAGGGCAGTACAGCAAAGCCGAACCTCTCTACATTGATGCTTTGGCAATGAGACAGCGCCTGTTTGCTGGCGACCATCCGGATGTCGCTTCTAGCTTGAACAATTTAGCAGCACTCTACTATAGCCAAGGGCGGTACAGCGAAGCCGAACCTTTCTTGATTGATGCTTTGGCAATGATAAAGCGCCTGTTTGCTGGCGACCATCCGGATGTCGCTTCTAGCTTGAACAATTTAGCTTTCCTCTACAATAGCCAAGGGCGGTACAGCGAAGCCGAACCTCTTTACATTGATGCTTTGGCAATGACAAAGCGCCTGTTTGCTAGCGACCATCCCAATGTCGCTACTAGCTTGTACAATTTAGCAGCACTCTACAAAAGCCAAGGGCGGTACAGCGAAGCCGAACCTCTTTACATTGATGCTTTGGCAATGACAAAGCGCCTGTTTGCTGGCGACCATCCCTATGTCGCTTTTAGTTTGAACAATTTAGCAGTACTCTACAAAAGCCAAGGGCGGTACAACGAAGCCGAACCTCTCTTGATTGATGCTTTGGCAATGACAAAGCGCCTGTTTGCTGGCGACCATCCCAATGTCGCTACTAGCTTGAACAATTTAGCAGCACTCTACAAAAGCCAAGGGCGGTACAACGATGCCGAACCTCTCTTGATTGATGCTTTGGCAATGACAAAGCGCCTGTTTGCTGGCGACCATCCCAATGTCGCTACTAGCTTGAACAATTTAGCAGCACTCTACAAAAGCCAAGGGCGGTACAACGATGCCGAACCTCTCTTGATTGATGCTTTGGCAATGACAAAGCGCCTGTTTGCTGGCGACCATCCCAATGTCGCTACTAGCTTGAACAATTTAGCAGTACTCTACGATAGCCAAGGGCGGTACAGCGATGCCGAACCTCTTTACATTGATGCTTTGGCAATGTGCCAACGGGTGTTAGGCGTTAATCATCCCACTACAGCGACAATTCGAGAAAATCTAGCAATCCTACAACGCCAGTCTACTCCCCGTGCTATCTGGAAACGTCGGTTAGGTCAGTTTGTGCAAACGTTAAAGGCGATATTAATTTTCCCGTTTTCTCTGCTGTGGCGATTGGCTAAAAAAATAATTCGTAATTAAAAGAGCGAGTCCAGGCGATAGAGTTTGCAATCTAGTAGTTTTGAGCGATCGTCGAAGATGTTGCCGTTGGCGAAGTCTCTCGAAGAGAAGGCATCGCTATTTTCTCATCAACCAAGGTGCGATTGCTAAACGTTTCCTCAAAGACAACGCCTAACAACCTTGATAAGATGGAAAAAATAGTTTAACCTAACTACCAAGGTTATGAGTAATATTAATATTTCCTTGCCTGAGTCGATGAAAGCCTTTATTGAAGAACAAGTGGCTCAAGGTGGCTACGGTTCAGTTAGCGAATATCTACAAGAGTTAATCACCCAAGACCAAAAACGCAAGATGCAAGAACATATAGAAGAACTTTTAATTGCAGGACTTGAAAGTGGAGAAGCAATAGAAGTTAATGATGAATGGTGGCAGCAAAAACGCACAAACTTGATAAACCACCTGCATCAAGAGAAATAATGACAAAGCGGATAATCATTACACCCAAAGCCAGTTTAGATATTGATGATTATTTTGCTTACATTGCCCAAGAAAACCCCGACACGGCTCTTTTATTTTTTGACTCTGTAAGAGAAACTTTTGCACAGTTAGGAAGAATGCCTGGAATGGGTAGCCGTTATCCCGTGGATAATCTTCGTTTACAAGGTTTACGTAAATGGGCTGTTAAGGGATTTAAAAAGTATCTAATTTTTTACTTTGAGCAACATGAAAGCATTGAAGTTGTGCGGATTCTCTATGCAGGGCAAGATATAGAAAGGATTTTAGAACAGGAATGATATTGATTAGCGATCGCTTGTATGATTATTTTGGTGGAGCGATGATTTAAGGCTGGCATATCTCAACTAACTTAACTGCGATCGCTGAGAAACTAAACCAGGTAACCGTACACTCAAAAGAGATACAAAAGTTATAGCTTGGCAAAGTCTGAAACAACGAGAATTATTGACGAGTCAAGTATATACACAATACAATTATTGTAGTAGAACCTCACGATAGAGTTAATCAAAATATTTTTCCCAGAGAATAATAGACAAGCAATATTAAAGATAATTTGGACAAAACTAATGAACGCCAAAATTATTGCTTTCTTGGGGATTACGGCAGCCTTTGCAAACTTAGGCAGCCCAGTATACGCACAGTCACCAGCATCAAATTCAAATCCAGGAGAATACAGACTAACTGGTGATTCTCTAGTTGGAATTGATCAAAGAACAGCCCAAGATGACTTTGGAAGATTTTTTGAGCAAACTAATCCAGCAAGCATCTCTAACAATAATAGAAGAGGCAATAAAGCTCCAGTCAAAATCCGCTTTAACGAATCATTATCACAGCCAGACACTTCTATTTTCTTAACACCCGCTCAGTCTGAAAGTGACAATGATGGATTGCAAGTACAGTTGGATCTGGGGAGAGAATAACCAAATATAAAAGTTGACGCTCTAATATAGAGTGTATTATCGCCAAGCGCCGCACCGTCAACAATCGAAGGTGCGTCAGCCTACGACATAACATTGGTGTCAACTTAAGCTCAAACGCTAATTCCACAGGCATTTTACCCCACCCTAACCCTCCCCAATGCATCGGGAGGATTAAGGGGGGTAATTAGACTTGTGTGTACACGATAGGCTTGCGGGGAGCAAACCCTACAGCTATTTTTGCTGCTTATTCTACGTCCCCTACAAGAGTAAAATTGCCCACTTGACTAAATCCGCCTTCCTGAGTCGGTAATTCTGCAATCATTTTGCAGTAAAATTAATCGTCTAGATACAGGAGGGCTTTGAGATGACTCGTGTCATCATTGTGCGCCACGGTCAAAGTGGTTATAACACCGAACGGCGTATTCAGGGACGCACTGATGCGTCAACATTAACCGAAAAAGGTCGTAACGATGCCAGTAAAGTTGGCAAAGCCCTCAGCAATATTTTATTTAATGCTATTTATAGCAGTCCCCTGCAACGAGCGAAACACACAGCAGATATTATTCATAGTGAGTTAGCTGCT encodes:
- a CDS encoding type II toxin-antitoxin system ParD family antitoxin, producing MSNINISLPESMKAFIEEQVAQGGYGSVSEYLQELITQDQKRKMQEHIEELLIAGLESGEAIEVNDEWWQQKRTNLINHLHQEK
- a CDS encoding type II toxin-antitoxin system RelE/ParE family toxin, which encodes MTKRIIITPKASLDIDDYFAYIAQENPDTALLFFDSVRETFAQLGRMPGMGSRYPVDNLRLQGLRKWAVKGFKKYLIFYFEQHESIEVVRILYAGQDIERILEQE